The DNA segment TGAGTCTTCTCAGGAAACGTATATAGCAACTTAGCTATGTTACGTAGACCTCGCTAGAGCGAGGCCTACGATTTTACTTTTGCGGGCACTTTACAGACTAGCCTTTTTCAGAAGTCTTTCCCAATCCACGTGATCTTAATCATTTTGTAGAGCATTTTAGATGTCGACATTTTTACCAGTCGCAAATCTATGTTCAACGTCCATCTCTTGCCAAGTTAATTTCCTCTTGGATTAAAAGATTCTTTAGATCAGGTTTGAAAGCGGGTGGGGTCAGGCGGTAATATCTGAGGCCCAAAGCCTTCAGAGCTTAAACCAAGCCTTTATAGCAAAGCCCGTAAAAATAGGTTCTTATGAGATGTAGCTTTGATTTTACTTAGCGAATTCATTTCCAATTTTTTGGATTTCTTCCAGAAGCAAATCAAGATCCTGAATGTCTGTACGATGGTTTGTAATATTCACGCGGATGGCCAGCTTGCCATTCAAGAAGGTGGTAGAAGGAGCCGCTATTCCTCTTTCCTGCAGAGCAATAACAATATCTCGGTTTAGGGTGTCTAAATCACTTTCCGTCTCCGAGAGGTATCGGAAGCAGACAATGTTGAGAGCAACGGGGGCTAAAAGCTCAAACTGTGCAGACTGTTTAACCTTCTCACCAAGGTAGGCTGCCTGTCTGCAATTTTCATCAATGCATGCGCCTAGCTTATCCACCCCATGTTCAAGAATATGAGCCCACACTTTCAATGCCCTGAACCCTCGAGACAGCTCTGGACCAAGATCCACAGGCCACAACTCTCCCGCAGCCAGCCCTTTATTTACTCCAGTAAGGTATTCCGCTCGCCCAGAAAAAGATTGCAGATGTTTTTTCTTGGAGCGAATCAGCACACACCCCGCATCGTAGTTAACCTGTAACCACTTGTGAAAGTCAAATGCCAGTGAATCTGCTCGATTAAGGCCGGAAAGCCGCTCTTGCACGGTTTTGCTCAAAATAGCGGTGGCACCAAAGGCACCGTCAACATGGAACCACAAATTTTCTTTTTTGGCCATTTCTGCAAGCGCATCCAAATTGTCAATGGCCCCGACATTAACCGAACCAGCCGTACCTACAACGAAAAAGGGCTCAAAACCTTGTGCACGGTCATCTTCAATGGCTTTTTGCAGTGCAGCTAGGTTCATGGAAAAGTCGTCATTACAAGGGATTCGCCTCAGTGATCCGCTCCCTAACCCTAACAGATCAAAAGCACGTGCAATACAAGAATGAGCCTGCTCGGAAACATATCCAACCAATGGAGCCTTTCCGACACCATGCTCTCTGCATTGATAATCAAGTCTTGAATCCCTTGCGACTTTGCAGGCGATAATGGTTGCCATGGAGGTTCCGGAAACCACGAGCCCACTTGCTTCTTCCGGGAAGCCCATCATTTGGCGACTCCACTCTATGACTTGTTGTTCAACATAGATGGCACCATGGTCACGTCCTCCCAGATTCGCATTCATAGCTGCGCTTGTAATTTCAGCTAATACGTTCCCGGGGTTGCCTGCTCCATGCACCCACCCAAAAAAGCGCGGGTGTGTATTTCCCACACCATACGGCAATAGCTCTGCGAGTTTCATCTGCAACGATTCATGATCAAGACCATCAGCTGGAAGATCAGCACGCAAGACTTCTTTCATACCTTCCGGCAAGGGCGTCCAAACTCTTCCTTCTTTGGCGGATTGCATTTTATCGATAGCAGTATCTAATAATTTGTGTGCCGAAGCGCGAAAAGCTCCCCAATCTTCAGGGTCCAATGTATTTTGGCCCATGGCATTTCTCCTTTGATAGTGTTCAACGACCCAGCGCTGATTTCAAATTTCAAACAATGAATTGCTTAGGGCAACTACCTTAAGTCGTCTTGCAAAAGCAACTTGTTTTCGAAGCTGCACGTTCTGGACTGAGAAACTGAATCGCTCTAAGTTTTATAGACTTTTTTGAGGTATGAAATTGTAATTTAAGGAGGATACGATGAACGATAAGCGTTGCACTGATAAATTCAAAATTGAAGCAGAGAAGCAGATCACAGAACATGGCTATTTAGTCCAAGATGTTACTCAGCGGGTAGAAGTAAGTTCGCACAGCCTGTATTTGTGGCAAAAGAAGTATCGTGATGGTGTCGTTTCGGCAGGTCATATCGATGATCGCAGGTAGAAATAAAGAGTCTACGAGCTGAACTGAAACATGTAATGGAAGAGCGAAAAAATTTTAATGAGTAAACAAGAGTTACCTTTTGGTAGTTTTTTTGTGCTGTAAAAGTAGTGCCGTCAACCGTTCTGTTTTTTTAGGGTACAACAAATGTAGGGGGAGAACTACACAGCGTTGGTAGGTTGTCAACAGGGGGGCAGAGCAAGGTAGATCACATCAATGTCATCATTTTATGCTTTTTCAGCAAATTCAGGATCCAAGTCTTATATAGCTTTTGTGATCAACGTGAGTACATGCCCGTGCGTTATCCCAACTAACAAGTTGTGGATATCAAGTTATAAAAAAAACGACAGTATCGGGTATTGTGACGTGTATAACCTACTAATTTTTTTGATTCGGTTTACAAATTCAAACATACAAGGCAGGCTGTCCTTTTTGAATGTGTATTTGGTATAGCTAGATATAGTAATTAGCAGGGAGTGTGTATGACGAAAGGACGCTTTGAACTTATTGACAAACCAACTTTCTTTGGTGCGTTGGGACTGTTGGTGTCAGTAGCTCTTCCTTTATTGCTTTTTCCGCATAAAGGGGAGGAATGGATTGGCGTTGCCAAAACATTCATGACAGATTCTATGGGCGTTATGTATCTGGCTATTGGCCTTGCTGCAGTTTTCTTTGTTATTTATATTGTCTTTTCCGATATTGGTCAGATTAAGTTAGGTAGTCCAGATGAAGATCCTGAATATTCAACTAGCTCTTGGGCGGCGATGCTTTTTTGCGGTGGTATTGGAGCAAGTATTTTATATTGGGGAGTTATTGAGTGGGCTTATTACTACCAATATCCTCCTTTTCAGCTGGAGCCGGGGAGCAATGAAGCCATACGTTGGGCTGCAACGTATGGTATTTTTCATTGGGGGCCAGTGGCGTGGTCTCTTTATTTAGTACCGGCATTGCCTATTGCGTATTTTTTTCATGTGCGCAACCAGCCTATTCTTAAAGTCTCCTATGCGTTGATGCCTGTTCTTGGTGAACAACGATGCAATGGCTGGGTCGGAAAACTTATTGATGTACTTTTTATCTTCGGCATGCTTGGTGGTGGCGCAACCTCGTTGGGGTTGGCTGCTCCTCTTATCAACAGTGGGATAAGTCATCTTTTTGGTTTGCCACAAAACATAACTATGCAGGTGATTGTGCTAATGGTGTGTACAGCATTGTTTGGTTATTCTGCATACTCAGGAATGGATAAGGGGATTAAGGTATTAAGTAATATTAACTTCTGGGGAGCAATGGGGCTGCTTTTTTATGTTCTGTGCGTTGGTCCGACTACCTTCATGCTCGAAACAGGATTAGATTCCCTTGGTCGAATGCTTACAAATTTCTTTGTGATGGCAACATGGGCTGAACCGTATGGTGGCTATGGTGCATTTAAAGATACGCATTTTCCGCAAGACTGGACTATTTTCTACTGGGCTTGGTGGTTAGTCTTTGCCCCTACCATGGGATTGTTTATTGCTCGTATTTCTCGTGGGCGTACAATTAAACAAATGGTTGTTGGTGCAATCTTTTTTGGTTCCATGGGATGCTTTCTCTTCTTTATGATTATGGGCAATTACGGAATCTTTTTACAGCTTTCAGGTCAACTAGATGTAGTGGGACTATTAAATACTCAGGGAGCCTCAGCTACTATCTTCAACGTCTTATCGACATTACCTTTTGGAACTGTGGTTATTGCTGTTTTTACAATCTTGTGTGTGATTTTTACTGCAACTACATTTGATTCGATTTCGTATATTTTGGCTGCTGTGGTTCAGAATAATGTTACCGCAGAACCAATGCGCTGGAACCGTCTTTTTTGGGCGTTTGCATTATCATTTTTGCCAACGATTCTTATGTTTATGGGTGGCCTGTCAACCTTGCAAACAGCCGCGATTGTTGGCGGGGTACCGTTGCTGGGTATAGCTATTTTGTTGATGATGTCTGCTGTTAGAGCTGCTACTTTAGATCTAGCTCATCAGGAAAGCTATGAAGACCCTGTTATTAACATTGAAGCACTGCCAGATGTGGACCCATGGTCTATTGAGGGAGTAGCTCTGGCTCGTTTTGAAGACTTGAAGGATGTTGCTATTAATGCAGCAAAAGCTGAGAGAAAGGCCCTTAGCAAAATTTATCAACTTAAGAAAAAAATTCGTAAAGAAGCACTGGCGCGTGGGATGTCAAACCTTGACTTGGGGGATGCTCCAAAAAGTATGATTGAAGAGTTGGAACGTCTTACAGCTATTGCTATCGAGGCAAAAGAACACAAAATTGTAGCTTCTGAAGAGGCACAGGCTGCACGTGTTATCTTTGATGATCTGTTCCGCGAGTCAAAAGAAGAGGCATCAAAGTTCGCTTAACCATCTAATGTTTTAAATAAAAGAAAAAAGCTCTTACATGTTTTTTGTAAGAGCTTTTTTTGTTTGGTCTGGGCTCACTCTTGATTTTGCCTTAGTTATGTGAAGTACTTGTTCGGATATGATGAGGGAGTGGCGATTCAGTCGGCATGATTCGAAAATTTGTTTATTCAAATCAAATATAATTTGAACAAGGCATGTGCTTGAATCAAGGGTAAGGGCTGGAAAACTGTAGATATAATTCAGTCAATATCTTTTTACACTATCTAACTAATAATATTGCATGTTATTGACTTTGTGCAATAAGTCACAATAAGGTAGTGTTTACTCATTCAGTTTATTTTCTGACCTTATAGGACGAACGACGTGATGAAGCTTAATATCAAACAGCGAATATTAGTTGGTTTTTTGTTGCTTTCCATTGGTCTTGGAAGTCAGACTGTTTTTTTTTACAACCAGCTTCTCACTGTAGAAGATAAGATAAGCTCAGTTGAGTTTATTGATGATATTG comes from the Halodesulfovibrio marinisediminis DSM 17456 genome and includes:
- a CDS encoding pyridoxal phosphate-dependent decarboxylase family protein, coding for MGQNTLDPEDWGAFRASAHKLLDTAIDKMQSAKEGRVWTPLPEGMKEVLRADLPADGLDHESLQMKLAELLPYGVGNTHPRFFGWVHGAGNPGNVLAEITSAAMNANLGGRDHGAIYVEQQVIEWSRQMMGFPEEASGLVVSGTSMATIIACKVARDSRLDYQCREHGVGKAPLVGYVSEQAHSCIARAFDLLGLGSGSLRRIPCNDDFSMNLAALQKAIEDDRAQGFEPFFVVGTAGSVNVGAIDNLDALAEMAKKENLWFHVDGAFGATAILSKTVQERLSGLNRADSLAFDFHKWLQVNYDAGCVLIRSKKKHLQSFSGRAEYLTGVNKGLAAGELWPVDLGPELSRGFRALKVWAHILEHGVDKLGACIDENCRQAAYLGEKVKQSAQFELLAPVALNIVCFRYLSETESDLDTLNRDIVIALQERGIAAPSTTFLNGKLAIRVNITNHRTDIQDLDLLLEEIQKIGNEFAK
- a CDS encoding transposase — translated: MNDKRCTDKFKIEAEKQITEHGYLVQDVTQRVEVSSHSLYLWQKKYRDGVVSAGHIDDRR
- a CDS encoding BCCT family transporter, which produces MTKGRFELIDKPTFFGALGLLVSVALPLLLFPHKGEEWIGVAKTFMTDSMGVMYLAIGLAAVFFVIYIVFSDIGQIKLGSPDEDPEYSTSSWAAMLFCGGIGASILYWGVIEWAYYYQYPPFQLEPGSNEAIRWAATYGIFHWGPVAWSLYLVPALPIAYFFHVRNQPILKVSYALMPVLGEQRCNGWVGKLIDVLFIFGMLGGGATSLGLAAPLINSGISHLFGLPQNITMQVIVLMVCTALFGYSAYSGMDKGIKVLSNINFWGAMGLLFYVLCVGPTTFMLETGLDSLGRMLTNFFVMATWAEPYGGYGAFKDTHFPQDWTIFYWAWWLVFAPTMGLFIARISRGRTIKQMVVGAIFFGSMGCFLFFMIMGNYGIFLQLSGQLDVVGLLNTQGASATIFNVLSTLPFGTVVIAVFTILCVIFTATTFDSISYILAAVVQNNVTAEPMRWNRLFWAFALSFLPTILMFMGGLSTLQTAAIVGGVPLLGIAILLMMSAVRAATLDLAHQESYEDPVINIEALPDVDPWSIEGVALARFEDLKDVAINAAKAERKALSKIYQLKKKIRKEALARGMSNLDLGDAPKSMIEELERLTAIAIEAKEHKIVASEEAQAARVIFDDLFRESKEEASKFA